In a genomic window of Pelotomaculum thermopropionicum SI:
- the AtpG gene encoding F0F1-type ATP synthase, gamma subunit: protein MPSLRDLRRRIKSIKSTQQITKAMKAVSAAKMRKAQEAVLSARPYSKRLKSVLGRVAVASGGVSHPLLAVREPKKVAYIVITADRGLCGGFNSNVIRRATQEMREQSAELSLITVGRKSRDFFRRRGYNIAQQYVGLGEEIKYGTAKEIASFVIEKYSAGEYDVVYLVYSQFVNILVQKPVVVKLLPAEPPEEEGEARKVEYIFEPSAAAVLTELLPKYIENAIYQGLLESKAGEHSARMTAMDNATKNASDMIDRLTLSMNRARQAQITKEISEIVGGAAALE, encoded by the coding sequence ATGCCAAGTTTGAGAGATCTCCGGCGCCGCATAAAAAGCATAAAAAGCACCCAGCAGATCACCAAGGCCATGAAGGCCGTTTCGGCCGCCAAGATGCGCAAGGCCCAGGAAGCGGTTCTGTCCGCCCGCCCTTATTCAAAGCGGCTTAAGAGCGTGCTGGGCCGGGTGGCCGTGGCCTCCGGCGGGGTCAGCCATCCGCTGCTGGCCGTGCGCGAGCCCAAAAAAGTAGCCTACATCGTCATAACGGCCGACCGGGGACTGTGCGGCGGTTTCAACAGCAACGTGATCCGGCGGGCGACCCAGGAAATGAGGGAGCAAAGCGCGGAGCTCAGCCTGATAACCGTCGGGCGCAAGAGCCGCGACTTTTTCCGCCGCCGGGGTTATAACATAGCCCAGCAGTACGTCGGCCTGGGCGAGGAAATAAAGTACGGCACCGCCAAAGAGATAGCTTCCTTTGTTATTGAGAAGTACTCGGCGGGGGAGTACGACGTAGTCTATCTGGTTTACAGCCAGTTTGTGAACATACTGGTTCAGAAGCCGGTCGTGGTCAAACTGCTGCCGGCGGAGCCGCCCGAGGAAGAAGGAGAGGCCAGGAAGGTAGAATACATTTTCGAGCCTTCCGCCGCTGCGGTGCTGACAGAGCTGCTGCCCAAGTATATTGAGAACGCCATTTACCAGGGGCTGCTGGAGTCCAAGGCCGGAGAGCACAGTGCCCGCATGACCGCCATGGACAACGCCACCAAGAACGCCTCGGATATGATCGACAGGTTGACCCTGTCCATGAACAGGGCCCGCCAGGCCCAGATCACCAAGGAGATATCCGAGATCGTCGGCGGTGCCGCGGCCCTCGAGTAA
- the AtpA gene encoding F0F1-type ATP synthase, alpha subunit, producing MNLRPEEISSIIRQQIDKYQAQIELTDVGTVIQVGDGIARVYGLMDCMSMELLEFPGGVLGMALNLEEDNIGCVILGPYKHIKEGDTVKRTGRIVSVPVGDALIGRVVNPLGQPLDGKGPVNSDKYRPVEVIAPGVIYRKPVHQALQTGIKAVDSMIPIGRGQRELILGDRQTGKTAIAVDAIINQRGGDVICIYVAVGQKQSTVANVVQKLTETGAMDYTIVVSATASDPAPLLFIAPFAGAAMGEEFMWQGRHVLIVYDDLSKQAAAYRELSLLLRRPPGREAYPGDVFNLHSRLLERACKLDDQFGGGSMTALPIIETQAGDVSAYIPTNVISITDGQIYLEPDLFYAGIRPAINVGISVSRVGGAAQVRAMRQVAGRLRLDLAQYRELAAFAQFGADLDKATQARLIRGDRMTELLKQGQYVPMPVEDQVMSIFAGTNGYLDDLPVEKVLPFEAEFLKYMKTNKPHIGETIRRTGQLKDVEQELHAAVEAFKKEFKAAHGLE from the coding sequence ATGAATTTGCGACCTGAAGAAATCAGCTCGATAATCAGGCAGCAGATAGATAAGTACCAGGCCCAGATCGAGTTGACCGATGTGGGTACCGTTATCCAGGTTGGCGACGGTATTGCCCGGGTATACGGCTTGATGGACTGCATGTCCATGGAGCTGCTGGAATTCCCCGGCGGCGTGCTGGGGATGGCCCTCAACCTGGAGGAGGACAACATCGGATGCGTTATTCTCGGGCCATACAAGCACATTAAAGAGGGGGACACCGTCAAGCGCACCGGCCGGATTGTGTCCGTACCGGTAGGCGACGCCCTGATCGGCCGCGTGGTAAACCCGCTGGGGCAGCCGCTTGACGGCAAAGGGCCGGTCAACAGCGACAAGTACAGACCGGTGGAGGTAATTGCCCCCGGCGTTATCTACCGGAAGCCGGTGCACCAGGCCCTGCAGACCGGGATCAAGGCCGTCGACTCGATGATCCCGATCGGCCGCGGCCAGCGGGAGCTCATCCTGGGCGACCGCCAGACCGGGAAGACGGCCATTGCGGTGGACGCCATTATCAACCAGAGGGGCGGCGACGTTATCTGCATTTACGTTGCCGTAGGGCAAAAGCAGTCCACCGTGGCCAACGTGGTGCAGAAGCTGACCGAAACCGGAGCAATGGACTACACCATCGTGGTGTCCGCCACGGCCTCCGACCCGGCTCCGCTGCTCTTTATCGCGCCGTTTGCCGGGGCGGCAATGGGCGAGGAATTTATGTGGCAGGGCCGGCACGTCCTGATCGTTTACGACGACCTGTCCAAGCAGGCAGCCGCCTACCGCGAACTGTCCCTCTTGCTGCGCCGGCCGCCCGGACGGGAAGCTTACCCGGGCGACGTCTTCAACCTGCACAGCCGCCTGCTGGAGCGCGCCTGCAAGCTGGACGACCAGTTCGGCGGCGGTTCCATGACCGCCCTGCCGATTATTGAGACCCAGGCCGGCGACGTTTCGGCCTATATTCCCACCAACGTCATTTCCATTACCGACGGCCAGATTTACCTGGAGCCCGACCTGTTCTACGCCGGCATCCGGCCCGCCATTAACGTGGGTATTTCGGTGTCCCGGGTGGGTGGCGCCGCCCAGGTGAGGGCCATGAGGCAGGTGGCGGGGCGCCTGCGCCTGGACCTGGCCCAGTACCGCGAACTGGCCGCCTTTGCCCAGTTCGGGGCCGACCTTGACAAGGCCACCCAGGCCCGGCTGATCCGCGGCGACCGCATGACCGAACTGTTAAAACAGGGGCAGTACGTGCCCATGCCGGTGGAGGATCAGGTAATGAGCATTTTTGCCGGCACCAACGGCTACCTGGACGACCTGCCGGTGGAGAAGGTCCTGCCCTTCGAGGCGGAGTTCCTGAAATACATGAAGACCAACAAGCCGCACATCGGCGAAACCATCCGCAGGACCGGGCAGCTCAAAGATGTTGAGCAGGAGCTGCACGCGGCGGTGGAAGCATTCAAGAAGGAGTTTAAGGCTGCGCACGGCCTGGAATAA
- the AtpH gene encoding F0F1-type ATP synthase, delta subunit (mitochondrial oligomycin sensitivity protein) codes for MLRGAVAVRYAEALYEIASREKVLPKYKSMVDRVEEELKAVDKVIRENSDLQKLLYHPRITAEEKKDLLQKLFKGKISDVTANFLALLVDRRRETFFGEIVAEFVKLANAGRNIITAQVTSAVELNDQEKGDLNRILVRLTGKKVKTSYAVDPSLIGGVVVRMGDKIIDGSLKTRLASLKERLLAIS; via the coding sequence ATGCTGAGAGGGGCCGTGGCGGTTCGCTACGCTGAGGCTTTGTATGAAATTGCCTCCAGGGAAAAGGTTTTGCCGAAATACAAAAGCATGGTAGACAGGGTTGAAGAAGAGTTAAAGGCAGTAGACAAGGTCATCAGGGAAAACTCCGACTTGCAAAAGCTTCTTTACCACCCCCGGATTACCGCCGAAGAAAAGAAGGACCTTTTACAGAAGCTGTTTAAAGGAAAAATTTCTGATGTTACGGCCAATTTTCTAGCCTTGTTGGTTGACCGCCGCCGCGAGACGTTCTTCGGGGAAATTGTAGCGGAGTTTGTCAAGCTGGCCAATGCCGGACGGAACATCATCACAGCCCAGGTTACCTCGGCGGTAGAGTTGAACGACCAGGAGAAGGGCGACCTGAACCGGATCCTGGTCAGACTGACCGGTAAAAAAGTGAAAACCTCTTATGCCGTGGACCCGTCCTTGATCGGCGGGGTTGTGGTGCGCATGGGGGACAAGATTATCGACGGCAGTTTAAAAACCAGATTGGCCTCCCTGAAAGAGCGCCTTTTGGCAATAAGTTAA
- the AtpF gene encoding F0F1-type ATP synthase, subunit b — protein sequence MLEFNATLLAQIVDFIILLIFLRLVAYKPLMKLLSERSEHIERNIAAAEKERQQAEQLRASYEAEMRRAREQAQEIIQKATKAGEEQALQIIENAKNETVRMKETALAEIEREKQKAMAELRDQVVTLSILVAGKIINRSMSSEIQHEIVRDFIKEAGELPC from the coding sequence GTGTTAGAGTTCAACGCCACTCTGCTTGCACAGATTGTTGATTTCATAATATTATTAATTTTCCTGCGCCTGGTGGCATACAAGCCTTTAATGAAACTCCTTTCCGAACGTTCGGAGCACATTGAAAGGAATATTGCCGCCGCCGAAAAAGAAAGACAGCAGGCAGAACAGCTCAGGGCAAGCTATGAGGCCGAAATGCGCCGCGCCAGGGAGCAGGCCCAGGAGATTATCCAGAAGGCCACCAAGGCAGGCGAGGAGCAGGCCCTGCAGATTATTGAAAACGCCAAGAACGAAACCGTCAGGATGAAGGAAACTGCCCTTGCCGAGATCGAGCGCGAGAAACAAAAGGCAATGGCAGAACTGCGCGACCAGGTTGTCACCCTGTCGATTCTGGTTGCCGGCAAGATTATCAACAGGAGCATGAGCAGCGAGATCCAGCACGAGATAGTTCGCGACTTCATTAAAGAGGCAGGGGAGTTGCCATGCTGA
- the AtpE gene encoding F0F1-type ATP synthase, subunit c/Archaeal/vacuolar-type H+-ATPase, subunit K — MDLAAAAALGAALAAGLAALGAALGDALVSFKAVEGIARQPEARGSVMTTMFISIGLIEALPIIAVVIAFMLFGKAGH; from the coding sequence ATGGATTTAGCAGCAGCTGCTGCTCTCGGTGCTGCTCTTGCAGCTGGTCTTGCTGCGCTGGGTGCTGCCCTCGGCGACGCCCTGGTCAGCTTTAAGGCCGTTGAAGGTATTGCCCGTCAGCCGGAAGCCAGGGGTTCTGTTATGACTACAATGTTTATCTCCATCGGTCTGATTGAGGCTCTTCCTATTATTGCGGTCGTTATTGCCTTCATGTTATTCGGAAAAGCCGGGCACTAA
- the AtpB gene encoding F0F1-type ATP synthase, subunit a → MKTLHEVEQELNFWGWPQDKWELVVGNTTLQFNPKTMIMTWIVMILVLLFAIAATRNMSMRRPRGAQNVLEMIFEGIRSLVNQNMSPQKGATILCVVVTYFIFILFSNLIGLVPTLSSPTADYNTTLGLALCTFFLIYFMGVKYKGIGYFKHYVQPFVFFLPINLLEDFSKPITLTFRLYGNIYGGEVLIAVLLGLLGGWAHVFGGFIASVIWLAFSIFVGFIQAFLFTMLSIAYFSLAVKEDH, encoded by the coding sequence ATGAAGACCTTGCATGAAGTAGAACAGGAACTGAATTTTTGGGGATGGCCGCAGGATAAGTGGGAGCTGGTTGTCGGCAATACCACCCTGCAATTTAACCCTAAAACCATGATTATGACCTGGATTGTGATGATCCTGGTATTGCTGTTTGCCATTGCGGCCACCCGGAATATGAGCATGAGAAGGCCGCGCGGAGCCCAGAACGTGCTTGAAATGATTTTTGAAGGGATCAGGTCGCTGGTCAATCAGAACATGAGCCCGCAAAAGGGCGCCACCATTCTCTGCGTAGTTGTTACTTATTTTATCTTTATTCTGTTTTCCAACCTGATCGGCCTGGTTCCCACGCTGAGTTCCCCGACGGCCGACTATAATACGACCCTTGGGCTGGCCCTTTGCACATTCTTCCTTATCTATTTCATGGGCGTTAAGTACAAGGGCATCGGGTATTTCAAGCATTATGTCCAGCCCTTTGTGTTCTTCCTTCCCATAAACCTGCTTGAGGATTTTTCTAAGCCGATCACGCTCACCTTCCGTCTATACGGGAACATTTACGGCGGCGAGGTGCTGATCGCAGTGCTCCTGGGGCTGCTGGGGGGATGGGCGCATGTTTTCGGCGGGTTTATTGCCTCCGTAATTTGGCTGGCATTCAGCATCTTTGTCGGTTTTATCCAGGCCTTCCTTTTCACCATGCTGAGCATAGCTTACTTCTCTCTGGCGGTGAAGGAGGACCATTAA
- a CDS encoding hypothetical membrane protein: protein MPGNKEKDKKENRGAGDVLQALALATTIGMELAITVVLGYYGGHYLDEKFATGPWLMVAGIFVGLAAGISGVYKTLQRFFK, encoded by the coding sequence ATGCCCGGAAATAAGGAGAAAGATAAAAAAGAAAATAGGGGCGCGGGCGATGTTCTCCAGGCGCTGGCCCTGGCCACCACCATCGGCATGGAACTGGCCATCACGGTGGTGCTGGGGTATTACGGCGGGCATTACCTGGACGAGAAGTTTGCCACCGGGCCCTGGCTCATGGTGGCGGGGATTTTTGTCGGCCTCGCAGCCGGAATTTCGGGCGTCTATAAAACACTTCAGCGTTTTTTTAAATGA
- the WecB gene encoding UDP-N-acetylglucosamine 2-epimerase: MLKVMAVFGTRPEAIKMAPLVKELKRHREEIECKVAVTAQHREMLDQVLTLFGINPDYDLDIMRQGQSLFDITGRALYGLQKILEKEAPDLVLVHGDTTTTFVAALSSFYLQIPVGHVEAGLRTRNKFSPFPEEMNRHLTGVLADLNFAPTANARRNLLAEGVPENTIYVTGNTVIDALLATVKPGYRFQDPVLDGIDYGRRRVLLVTTHRRENLGDPLRGIYQALREVVEDYPDVEMVFPVHKNPAVRRVAGEVLGGLERVHLIEPLDYQPFVNLIGRSYLVLSDSGGLQEEAPSLGKPVLVLRNTTERPEAVEAGTVRLVGTGREEVAFETRRLLDDGELYRKMANAVNPYGDGRAAKRIVQAIRYWSGLSGERPEEFSCESVAGF, translated from the coding sequence TTGCTGAAGGTAATGGCAGTATTCGGGACAAGGCCCGAGGCAATAAAAATGGCGCCGCTGGTTAAGGAGCTTAAAAGGCACCGGGAAGAAATCGAGTGCAAGGTGGCCGTAACGGCCCAGCACCGGGAAATGCTGGATCAGGTGCTGACCCTGTTCGGAATAAACCCCGATTACGACCTGGATATAATGCGGCAGGGGCAGAGCCTTTTCGACATAACCGGGCGGGCCCTCTACGGGCTGCAGAAAATTCTTGAGAAAGAGGCTCCCGATCTGGTGCTGGTGCACGGGGACACCACCACCACCTTTGTAGCGGCACTGTCCTCCTTTTATTTGCAGATACCGGTAGGGCACGTTGAGGCCGGCCTCAGGACGCGCAACAAGTTTTCGCCCTTCCCGGAGGAAATGAACCGGCACCTGACCGGAGTCCTGGCCGATTTGAACTTTGCCCCCACCGCCAACGCCAGGCGGAACCTGCTGGCCGAAGGGGTGCCTGAAAATACCATTTATGTTACGGGAAATACCGTTATTGATGCTTTGCTGGCAACGGTAAAGCCTGGCTACCGGTTCCAGGACCCCGTGCTCGACGGCATAGATTACGGCCGCCGCAGGGTCCTTCTGGTTACCACACACCGCCGGGAGAACCTGGGGGACCCGCTACGCGGCATTTACCAGGCCCTGCGCGAAGTGGTGGAGGACTACCCCGATGTGGAGATGGTCTTTCCCGTACACAAGAACCCGGCGGTGCGCCGCGTGGCGGGCGAAGTGCTCGGCGGCCTGGAAAGGGTGCATCTGATCGAACCGCTGGACTACCAGCCCTTTGTCAACCTGATCGGGCGCAGCTACCTGGTGCTGAGCGATTCCGGCGGTCTTCAGGAAGAAGCCCCCTCCCTGGGCAAGCCGGTGCTCGTGCTGCGCAATACCACCGAGCGCCCGGAGGCAGTGGAGGCCGGCACGGTGCGGCTGGTGGGAACCGGCAGGGAAGAGGTGGCCTTTGAAACCAGGAGGCTTTTGGACGACGGGGAGCTTTACCGCAAGATGGCCAACGCGGTAAATCCATACGGCGACGGCCGCGCTGCGAAGAGAATTGTGCAGGCAATCAGGTACTGGTCCGGACTTTCCGGGGAAAGGCCGGAGGAGTTTTCCTGCGAAAGCGTGGCCGGCTTTTAA
- a CDS encoding hypothetical pyrophosphatase (containing partial MazG (COG1694), predicted pyrophosphatase), giving the protein MQKKIVALPKLNNLSPTIESTALKLMEEAGELAQAIGKLRGLSGEAEKRGEQEVMMIITRELLDVAQTAVSMMFVLEEQYGVDLERARQEHISKLVKKGYLKLE; this is encoded by the coding sequence ATGCAAAAGAAAATTGTTGCTCTGCCAAAGTTGAATAACCTCTCGCCGACCATCGAGTCCACCGCCCTCAAGCTGATGGAGGAGGCGGGCGAGCTGGCCCAGGCCATCGGCAAGCTGCGGGGCCTCTCCGGCGAGGCCGAAAAGCGCGGCGAGCAGGAGGTAATGATGATTATCACCCGCGAACTGCTCGACGTGGCCCAAACCGCGGTGTCCATGATGTTCGTGCTGGAGGAGCAGTACGGCGTGGACCTGGAGCGGGCGCGCCAGGAACACATCAGCAAGCTTGTTAAAAAAGGTTATTTAAAGCTGGAATAA
- the ComEB gene encoding deoxycytidylate deaminase, whose amino-acid sequence MKQDDRPLTAAVRPAGRRPGWDEYFMDIAEVVARRSTCLRRQVGAVIVKERRILASGYNGAPAGLKHCLETGCLREQKKVPPGERHELCRGLHAEQNALIQAAVYGTAIQGAVCYVTHQPCVLCAKILINAGIKKVVFQGEYPDSMALEMFEEAGVELINYQRGF is encoded by the coding sequence ATGAAACAGGATGACCGCCCTTTGACCGCGGCCGTGCGGCCGGCAGGCCGGCGCCCGGGCTGGGATGAGTACTTTATGGATATTGCAGAGGTTGTGGCCAGGCGCTCCACCTGCCTGAGGCGGCAGGTGGGGGCCGTTATTGTCAAGGAGAGGCGGATCCTGGCCAGCGGGTACAACGGCGCGCCGGCCGGCTTAAAGCACTGCCTGGAGACGGGCTGCCTAAGGGAGCAAAAAAAAGTGCCGCCGGGCGAGCGCCATGAGCTTTGCCGCGGCCTGCACGCCGAACAAAACGCCTTAATCCAGGCTGCCGTCTACGGAACCGCCATCCAGGGCGCCGTCTGCTACGTCACCCATCAGCCCTGCGTCCTGTGCGCCAAGATATTGATCAATGCCGGGATAAAAAAGGTCGTCTTTCAGGGCGAATATCCCGACTCCATGGCCCTGGAAATGTTTGAAGAGGCCGGAGTGGAGCTAATCAACTACCAACGGGGTTTTTAA
- the GlyA gene encoding glycine/serine hydroxymethyltransferase has protein sequence MSLKRPLSEVDPEIFRAIELETQRQRNTLELIASENVASRAVMEAQGSVLTNKYAEGYPGRRYYGGCEFVDIAEDLAISRAKELFGAGFANVQPHSGAQANTAVYFALLNPGDTIMGMDLAHGGHLTHGSPVNISGRYFKFTFYGVEKETGRINYEKMFSIAFEHKPRMIVAGASAYPRAIDFYKIKEIAAEVGAYLMVDMAHIAGLVAAGLHMSPVPYADVVTTTTHKTLRGPRGGLILCKDAERYGTKINRAVFPGVQGGPLMHVIAAKAVAFKEAMEPGFKEYQRKIVSNARALADALLERGFELVSGGTDNHLILVDLRSKKITGREAQELFDAVGVTVNKNAVPFDPQPPNIASGIRIGTPAVTSRGLNEDDMVQIAEIMDYAIEHRDDRGKLEKARAKVDEICARYPLY, from the coding sequence ATGAGTTTAAAGCGCCCTCTGTCCGAAGTCGACCCGGAAATTTTCCGGGCCATCGAGCTGGAAACCCAGAGACAGCGCAATACTTTGGAACTGATTGCTTCAGAAAACGTAGCCAGCCGGGCCGTAATGGAGGCCCAGGGCTCGGTGCTGACCAACAAATATGCGGAGGGCTATCCGGGGCGCCGCTATTACGGGGGCTGCGAGTTTGTGGACATTGCCGAGGATCTGGCCATTTCCCGCGCCAAGGAGCTTTTCGGGGCGGGTTTTGCAAACGTGCAGCCGCATTCAGGGGCCCAGGCCAATACCGCCGTCTATTTTGCCCTGCTAAACCCGGGGGATACCATAATGGGTATGGATCTTGCCCACGGCGGGCACCTCACCCACGGAAGCCCGGTTAACATTTCCGGCAGGTATTTCAAGTTTACGTTTTACGGTGTGGAAAAAGAAACCGGCAGGATCAACTACGAAAAAATGTTTTCCATTGCCTTTGAGCACAAGCCGCGGATGATTGTGGCCGGCGCCAGCGCCTATCCCCGCGCCATAGACTTTTACAAGATCAAAGAGATCGCCGCAGAAGTTGGCGCCTACCTGATGGTCGACATGGCCCACATTGCCGGGCTGGTGGCGGCCGGGTTGCACATGAGCCCGGTGCCTTACGCAGACGTGGTCACCACCACCACCCATAAGACTCTGCGCGGTCCCAGGGGCGGCCTGATCCTGTGCAAGGACGCCGAAAGATACGGCACAAAGATAAACAGGGCGGTCTTTCCGGGCGTCCAGGGAGGGCCGCTGATGCACGTTATTGCGGCCAAGGCGGTAGCCTTTAAAGAGGCAATGGAGCCCGGCTTTAAAGAGTACCAGCGCAAAATTGTAAGCAACGCCCGGGCGCTGGCGGACGCCCTGCTGGAGCGGGGCTTTGAGCTGGTTTCCGGGGGTACCGACAACCACCTGATCCTGGTTGACTTAAGGAGCAAGAAAATTACCGGCAGGGAAGCCCAGGAGTTGTTCGACGCGGTGGGCGTCACGGTAAACAAGAACGCCGTCCCCTTCGACCCGCAGCCGCCCAACATAGCCAGCGGCATCCGGATCGGCACGCCCGCCGTAACTTCGCGGGGCCTGAATGAGGATGACATGGTGCAAATTGCCGAAATAATGGATTATGCTATCGAACACCGCGACGACCGCGGCAAGCTGGAAAAGGCCAGGGCGAAGGTAGACGAAATATGCGCCCGGTACCCGCTATACTGA
- the RpiB gene encoding ribose 5-phosphate isomerase RpiB — protein MKVAVASDHGGFRLKEEVIGLLRELGIAYRDFGTYSEDPVDYPDMALAVAEAVRKGEYDRGVLCCGTGIGVAICANKVPGIRAALCHDTFSARAAREHNDANILTMGQRVIGPGLARDIVATWLQAEFQGGRHARRVDKIRCIEQEYYSFGRS, from the coding sequence GTGAAGGTAGCTGTAGCCAGCGATCACGGAGGGTTCAGGCTGAAAGAGGAAGTAATCGGGCTTCTTCGGGAGCTCGGCATTGCCTATAGGGATTTCGGTACATATTCAGAGGACCCGGTTGACTACCCGGACATGGCCCTGGCAGTGGCCGAAGCCGTCCGGAAGGGTGAGTACGACAGGGGCGTGCTTTGCTGCGGCACCGGGATAGGGGTGGCCATCTGCGCAAACAAAGTGCCGGGTATAAGAGCGGCGCTGTGCCACGACACTTTCTCGGCCAGGGCCGCCAGGGAGCATAACGACGCCAACATATTGACCATGGGCCAGCGGGTAATCGGGCCGGGTCTGGCCAGGGATATTGTTGCAACCTGGCTCCAGGCGGAGTTTCAGGGTGGGCGCCATGCCCGCCGTGTAGATAAAATACGCTGCATTGAGCAGGAATATTACAGCTTTGGCCGGAGTTGA
- the Wzb gene encoding protein-tyrosine-phosphatase, whose translation MKILFVCTGNTCRSSMAEAIARKVLEDRPEKNGNIEVSSAGVAAWPGDRATREAVEALAEMGVDLGGHRAARLTPEAAREADLILTMTGEHRDYVVKLVPEASGKVFTLAEYAGSGGDVPDPFGQPLEAYRNCARVLESLIEKVLDKLGN comes from the coding sequence GTGAAGATCCTTTTTGTGTGTACCGGCAATACCTGCCGCAGCAGCATGGCCGAAGCCATTGCGCGGAAGGTTTTGGAGGATCGCCCGGAAAAGAATGGTAATATAGAAGTGTCTTCCGCCGGCGTGGCGGCCTGGCCGGGAGACCGGGCCACGCGTGAAGCGGTGGAAGCCCTGGCCGAAATGGGGGTGGACCTGGGCGGGCACCGGGCCGCCCGGCTGACGCCTGAAGCGGCCCGGGAAGCGGACCTGATTTTGACCATGACCGGGGAGCACCGCGATTACGTCGTAAAACTTGTTCCCGAAGCGTCAGGAAAGGTTTTTACCCTTGCTGAATACGCCGGGTCCGGCGGGGACGTGCCCGACCCTTTCGGGCAGCCTCTGGAGGCCTACCGCAACTGCGCCCGGGTTTTGGAAAGTTTGATTGAAAAGGTGCTCGACAAGCTCGGGAATTAA
- a CDS encoding predicted membrane protein, giving the protein MSFFTLMALAVALGTDALSLSVGIGLTGISRRRILQISATVLLFHIFMPLTGWLVGEFTGSLIGRAAAVIGSLLLVGLGVKMIWAAWRNGGETEPSLVRFNFWGLLLLGASVSMDALSAGFTLGTRQVNLLLAAGVIGLVAGAMTAGGLVFGRFLGSRVGERAQLLGGLILVGIGIKLFF; this is encoded by the coding sequence ATGAGTTTTTTTACCCTGATGGCTTTGGCAGTGGCGCTAGGTACAGACGCCCTGTCCCTGTCCGTAGGGATCGGGCTGACCGGGATCTCGCGGCGGCGCATACTGCAAATAAGCGCCACGGTGCTGCTTTTTCATATTTTCATGCCCCTGACCGGCTGGCTGGTGGGCGAGTTTACAGGCAGTTTAATCGGCCGGGCGGCCGCCGTTATAGGCTCGCTGCTTTTGGTGGGCCTGGGCGTCAAGATGATCTGGGCGGCCTGGCGTAACGGCGGGGAGACCGAACCAAGCCTTGTCAGGTTTAACTTCTGGGGGCTTTTACTGCTGGGGGCAAGTGTCAGCATGGATGCCTTAAGCGCCGGCTTTACCCTGGGCACCCGCCAGGTAAACCTTTTGCTGGCGGCAGGCGTAATCGGGCTGGTGGCCGGGGCCATGACGGCCGGGGGGCTGGTATTTGGCCGCTTCCTGGGCAGCAGGGTGGGAGAAAGGGCGCAGTTGCTGGGCGGCCTGATTCTGGTCGGCATCGGAATAAAACTGTTTTTTTGA